A genomic region of Anas acuta chromosome 1, bAnaAcu1.1, whole genome shotgun sequence contains the following coding sequences:
- the IL18R1 gene encoding interleukin-18 receptor 1 isoform X3, producing MILKENVSECQPKLIKKIMLTFCWILALFVTGAEVREINLPGCFHAKPQLWYRTISDEEFVLRCALPAEDATNIYKNSPVKQHEVKWFWRQKDKEHLEAIRESTNPALQGDALWFKPVRDNASGIYICMIREKIPCLKIVLEVQTKKEAKCSGYDTNTLYLLAGNGNSISCPGTKCYSHIRKPDVKWYKDGHRVKHRENRKSLKLKHNEIYLNPTYVEDAGIYVCDYTLFDNTTKWTMRTAVTVEVIARNTIHPPNILYPSGVVFLEAELGKPLKLECPVQFGFERGSIRSVTWKRNNKENIDEKLNQKTSVYAKGLKGHILLHVAKLEEVSEMDFRSNFTCFAQNSVGNATAVIQLKRKRRVFLLYILCSAISILFAFLSCTVFIYQHWIEIVLMYRSYLVHNETTGDGKEFDAFVSYAKSDSSESDSAFISEEKFALELLPDVLENKYGYKLCILERDILPGGAYTDEVVTAIRQSRRIIIILSPAYVSGPSIFELQAAVNCALEDKKIKLVLIKFQAFQESETLPPVVKKALRILPTITWKPSASAAPNKKFWKYLCYHMPVNTTTKVLGECSLKGFFQRLFSLVRR from the exons ATGATTCTTAAAGAAAACGTCTCTGAATGTCAACCAAAattgataaagaaaataatgctcACTTTTTGTTGGATTCTAGCATTGTTTGTCACTGGAGCAGAAGTTAGAGAGATTAATTTGCCAG gGTGTTTCCATGCAAAGCCTCAATTATGGTATCGCACTATTAGTGATGAGGAGTTTGTTTTACGATGCGCTTTACCAGCTGAAGATGCCACCAACATTTATAAAAATTCACCTGTAAAACAACATGAGGTGAAATGGTTCTGGCGTCAGAAAGACAAAGAGCATCTGGAAGCTATCAGGGAAAGCACTAACCCTGCTCTGCAAGGGGATGCACTTTGGTTTAAACCAGTAAGGGACAATGCTTCTGGAATCTACATCTGTATGATACG GGAAAAAATCCCATGTCTCAAAATTGTTCTGGAGGTTCAAACAAAAAAGGAGGCAAAATGTTCGGGTTACGACACAAATACACTGTATCTTCTTGCTGGCAATGGGAATTCCATATCTTGTCCTGGGACAAAATGCTACAGCCATATAAGAAAGCCAGATGTAAAATGGTACAAG gATGGTCATCGAGtaaaacacagggaaaacagaaaaagcctaAAGCTAAAGCATAATGAAATCTATTTGAATCCAACCTATGTTGAAGATGCTGGCATATATGTATGTGATTACACTCTATTTGACAATACTACTAAATGGACAATGAGAACAGCAGTTACAGTAGAAGTCATTG CAAGAAATACTATCCATCCACCAAATATTTTGTATCCCAGTGGAGTGGTTTTCCTTGAAGCAGAGCTTG GAAAGCCCCTTAAGCTGGAATGCCCAGTACAGTTTGGGTTTGAAAGAGGTTCTATAAGGAGTGtaacatggaaaagaaacaacaaagaaaatatagatGAGAAACTGAACCAGAAAACAAG tgtTTATGCAAAAGGTTTAAAAGGACACATACTTCTTCATGTTGCCAAACTGGAGGAAGTTTCTGAGATGGACTTCAGAAGCAACTTCACGTGCTTTGCTCAAAATTCTGTGGGGAATGCTACTGCTGTGAtccagctgaaaagaaaacGGAGAG TGTTTCTCTTATATATACTATGCAGTGCCATTTCTATCCTCTTTGCATTCCTTTCGTGCACTGTTTTTATTTACCAGCACTGGATTGAAATAGTGCTGATGTACCGAAGCTATCTGGTCCACAATGAAACTACAGGAG atggCAAAGAATTTGATGCATTTGTGTCCTATGCAAAATCAGACTCTTCTGAAAGCGACTCTGCTTTTATTAGTGAGGAAAAATTTGCCCTGGAGCTTCTTCCAGATGtgcttgaaaacaaatatgGGTACAAGTTATGTATTCTTGAAAGAGATATTCTTCCAGGAGGAG CATACACAGATGAAGTTGTCACAGCCATTAGACAAAGCAGaagaataattattattttgagcCCAGCCTATGTCAGCGGACCAAGCATCTTTgaactgcaggcagcagtgaaCTGTGCATTGGAAGACAAAAAGATCAAACTGGTTTTAATAAAGTTCCAGGCTTTCCAAGAGTCAGAGACTTTGCCTCCAGTAGTTAAGAAAGCCCTCAGGATTTTACCAACCATTACCTGGAAGCCCTCTGCATCTGCTGCTCCGAACAAGAAGTTCTGGAAATATCTGTGTTACCACATGCCTGTGAATACTACTACTAAGGTGCTGGGAGAATGCAGCCTAAAGGGCTTTTTTCAaaggttgttcagcctggtaCGTCGATAA